From a single Terribacillus sp. DMT04 genomic region:
- a CDS encoding Rad52/Rad22 family DNA repair protein, which produces MGDNLDFASIEQEFKKPFKDDELGWRVLNSFKRNNKTYVNLAAYVDSRAIMKRLDSILGIDGWEDIYEEINDGFKCGIRIWITQDQSRIKWDGAPRTDFESVKGGMSNAFKRAANKWGIGRYLYDESLVSTELLPQRGNNGEYNYFQDKKKDLKGYYKVPVKSQKAKAPIEPPARDESDQELEKIFEGLNDYEYKLGLSNKPKLSVRIFNRANNITENLNVNQIDYIHNKASKAELKKYYLALRPLYNICMAANKFETSLDEVLKYAQIIKPEIEVTNVFSLLFQLTNDEVKQIFEIAETEYNNNKKHAM; this is translated from the coding sequence ATGGGAGATAATTTAGACTTTGCAAGTATTGAACAGGAATTTAAAAAACCATTTAAAGATGATGAACTGGGTTGGAGAGTATTAAACTCATTCAAAAGGAATAACAAAACGTATGTGAACTTAGCAGCATATGTAGATAGTAGAGCAATTATGAAAAGACTAGATTCTATATTAGGTATTGATGGTTGGGAAGACATTTATGAAGAAATAAATGATGGTTTTAAATGTGGAATACGAATTTGGATTACACAAGATCAATCCAGAATAAAATGGGATGGTGCTCCTCGTACTGATTTTGAATCAGTAAAAGGCGGTATGAGTAATGCATTCAAGCGTGCTGCAAACAAATGGGGCATCGGTAGATACCTTTACGATGAAAGTCTCGTTTCTACCGAGCTACTTCCGCAAAGAGGTAATAATGGGGAATATAACTATTTCCAAGATAAAAAGAAAGACCTTAAAGGCTACTATAAAGTGCCTGTTAAATCACAAAAAGCTAAAGCACCAATAGAACCACCTGCTAGAGATGAAAGTGATCAAGAGTTAGAAAAGATATTTGAAGGCCTCAATGATTATGAATACAAATTAGGGTTATCAAACAAACCAAAGTTGAGCGTCAGGATCTTTAATAGAGCAAACAATATTACAGAGAATTTGAATGTTAATCAAATTGATTACATTCATAATAAAGCTTCTAAAGCCGAACTGAAAAAATATTATTTAGCACTAAGACCGTTATACAACATCTGTATGGCTGCTAATAAATTTGAAACTAGCTTAGATGAAGTTCTTAAATATGCTCAAATTATCAAACCAGAAATAGAAGTAACTAACGTATTCTCACTTTTATTTCAACTTACCAATGATGAGGTTAAGCAGATATTTGAGATAGCTGAAACGGAGTATAACAACAATAAAAAGCATGCAATGTAA
- a CDS encoding DUF3854 domain-containing protein, giving the protein MKELRRTRIKGWYEFTKIACPVCGKTGACMQHKDGNMVACIRVESNKYFSKNSSLPSYLHYLNEDQRRQKIDDKQVIEVSEPKADEDTLHRVYSELINCLTLTNEHIQHLTSPERGLSLNQVQEREYRSFPDKPWVVVKEVQKRLGIDDFKGVPGFYEAQGKYGSSYWTISGRSGILIPFRNTRQQIVGFQYRLDNPPNDVKVDQRYPGLTAEVIEQPNVVRIYKDNELLYEKTFELDKGVFIYDNISEKDLKIKDILGSVTLKKGNRYYWLSSANKPKGTGSGDPPPIHVSLPTGIRKRGENGIQAKSVWLSEGPLKIDIASDKIQEILTESELKEYGNIFLGLPGVNAWQMVLPLLEDMRVEVINLAFDADVVNNPYVRLNLMKCVKELKIRGYHVNMVIWNAEDGKGIDDLFIGRKKPNINALF; this is encoded by the coding sequence ATGAAAGAATTACGGAGAACAAGAATAAAAGGGTGGTACGAGTTCACTAAGATTGCTTGCCCGGTATGTGGTAAAACAGGTGCATGTATGCAACATAAAGATGGAAATATGGTCGCTTGTATAAGAGTTGAAAGTAATAAATACTTCAGTAAAAATTCTTCATTACCTTCGTACCTTCATTATCTTAATGAAGATCAACGAAGACAAAAAATCGACGATAAGCAGGTTATCGAGGTGAGTGAACCAAAAGCTGATGAAGATACTCTTCACCGCGTATATTCAGAGCTAATCAATTGTCTAACCTTAACAAATGAACACATACAGCACCTTACCTCTCCTGAAAGAGGGTTAAGTCTCAATCAGGTACAGGAAAGAGAATACCGCTCATTTCCGGACAAGCCTTGGGTCGTTGTTAAAGAGGTTCAGAAAAGATTAGGTATAGACGACTTCAAAGGTGTGCCTGGCTTTTACGAAGCACAAGGTAAGTATGGTAGCAGCTATTGGACAATTAGCGGCAGATCAGGAATATTGATTCCTTTTAGAAATACTCGGCAACAGATAGTGGGATTTCAATATCGATTAGATAATCCACCTAATGACGTGAAAGTGGATCAAAGGTATCCTGGCTTAACAGCTGAAGTCATAGAGCAGCCGAATGTTGTGCGTATTTATAAAGATAATGAACTCCTTTATGAAAAGACATTTGAACTGGATAAGGGTGTTTTTATCTATGACAATATTTCTGAAAAGGATTTAAAGATAAAGGATATTCTTGGGTCAGTAACATTGAAAAAAGGTAACAGATATTACTGGCTTAGTTCTGCTAATAAACCAAAAGGAACAGGTTCTGGTGACCCACCACCTATTCACGTATCACTACCTACAGGTATCCGGAAAAGAGGAGAAAACGGAATTCAAGCAAAATCTGTTTGGCTATCCGAAGGTCCTCTCAAGATTGATATTGCTTCAGATAAAATACAGGAGATTCTTACAGAAAGTGAGCTTAAAGAATACGGCAATATCTTTTTAGGGCTTCCTGGAGTTAACGCATGGCAAATGGTTTTACCGCTATTAGAGGACATGCGTGTAGAGGTAATAAATTTGGCTTTTGACGCGGACGTAGTAAATAATCCATACGTTAGACTTAATCTTATGAAATGCGTAAAAGAGCTTAAAATCAGGGGTTACCATGTTAATATGGTTATATGGAACGCAGAGGACGGTAAAGGCATAGATGATCTATTTATTGGACGTAAGAAGCCGAATATTAATGCCTTATTCTAA
- a CDS encoding helix-turn-helix domain-containing protein translates to MIKVNINSFNEISTIEDDIERLIILRKRLGRSQYQFAKDLGFSASYIGQVENRKFPFTPQIRERINTYIKQERIRNEENLFSNM, encoded by the coding sequence GTGATAAAGGTGAATATCAATAGCTTTAATGAAATCAGCACAATAGAGGACGATATTGAGAGATTGATTATCCTTAGAAAACGTTTAGGTAGAAGTCAGTATCAATTCGCAAAAGATCTGGGATTCTCCGCAAGTTACATAGGGCAGGTAGAAAATCGCAAGTTTCCTTTTACTCCTCAAATTAGAGAAAGAATTAACACATATATAAAACAGGAGAGAATCAGAAATGAAGAAAATCTCTTTAGCAATATGTGA
- a CDS encoding type IV secretion system protein, with product MLDGIVDIFKSLFATMYTWTIAPFLELRTIKGLIYGRDGDVDLAFGIFKEEELTNIYTPGMNMFVVLAVSALLIAIALGGMKISSSGINPSNRTYAIEFMKDLAVVGIVFFNLSTIYMIIFGVNYTIVELFSGGGSNEEIMKVKESVEAGEDIIGQIIIGLCLIGLSIWANFYYMMRKLTLIIFMIIGPLMVVLYLIPQTKKMTMAWFSEFVGTVFVQSIHAALYWIIALLAAANNGLETIILYVIFIPVSESLRSLLGLGGGMNSAMSKAGAMFGMSGLAGMYGATKGALEGKSVTGALKGAYQGAKDKIGKSKGENGETDPSTLAANTGTDSGSTTRAEKMLKAGDLMSRGGKAVFGAAGSIAGSTMGPSGSILGSTIGYEAGGLAGGLVGRSGAAGAMAVGSRLKKGWQEGLQTAKDKMDPSKSDEQLAEAIAENDTTKWANANKEQFMNDLKEKFPDSHESSLNQRWDEKLGEKKAEHLASAREQVGKIRANDGKYANANSLSAATTDQLSQDWASKNREQFAEDFDKNNPVVPGMSSKDLADREEKKELEWNNAVANKREQIAGISKSTAGQMSNGLPAEQAFINKSDYAKAVSDQVSDMNKSEFKDRFMKNNPAATDEQAEEAFQSINGDKSSYAQVALAAVSGLTAGKNIARQSKVANADDLVNATTAKLTNNWAANNKQAFMDNYDRENPITENMTEQEKATRTQQRDAAWNNAVTAKSGSIKSMATSVAANMTSANLGNSSLIDKNNFANGVSEEVFNADQAEFKKNYKASNPGASEEDVEIAFKEHNGSSRGYFQMARGAADSVKSGTLYSGNQVNTDYLASQMASIKTGEAKASFIKQQEKQGVTTEAAEQAWQAQEPNAYKQNLKEVSQQIPSQIPINGAFSNVKAINGAAAIGSGVLSGVGAATGVKDMATFAKDTKLGKVVSSGIQGAGLAYQEAVNNPNLATSPITNTFSAVSNGISGGIAAAKTEIGNTHIPQNLQQRQANYTNAVSFVGGVVGGVRGYQAASKLGVRTNPYNADVNQKVMEVSEVEHMAQKTQTPSGNKEIAKGAVQLVTTGNKSFVQVKDIHGQKQVVSRYGSGDSSLKKGEVVYQDLNVSNGALVHDSTPYKLDSTGGRIETGRPINVKPASLLANRAGTNSSKQPSFQEVPAINQQVDSGELSYADVVQNTKDIRMVVSKGRSYMVAKDNSGQEFRVSPYGKGDGRLDADETVQINYSVENKRLVRDLNASSQKYFTSARPEDLIKPEELLPPVVNNRLQKRRDYETLRHQSMGGAI from the coding sequence GTGCTTGATGGGATTGTAGATATTTTTAAAAGTCTTTTTGCCACTATGTACACTTGGACCATCGCACCGTTCTTAGAGCTACGTACCATTAAAGGTTTAATTTACGGAAGAGATGGTGATGTGGATCTAGCATTTGGCATCTTTAAAGAGGAAGAATTGACAAACATTTACACCCCCGGTATGAATATGTTTGTCGTTCTTGCTGTTAGCGCATTACTTATTGCAATAGCACTTGGAGGCATGAAAATATCATCTTCTGGTATCAACCCTTCAAATCGTACCTATGCGATTGAATTTATGAAGGACCTAGCGGTTGTAGGAATCGTGTTCTTTAATCTATCAACAATATACATGATAATATTTGGTGTTAACTATACTATAGTTGAATTGTTCTCTGGTGGCGGTAGCAACGAAGAAATAATGAAAGTAAAAGAAAGTGTTGAGGCTGGGGAAGATATAATAGGACAAATCATTATTGGTTTATGTTTGATTGGCCTTAGTATTTGGGCGAATTTCTACTATATGATGCGAAAGCTTACACTTATCATCTTTATGATAATTGGACCCTTAATGGTTGTACTATATTTAATACCACAAACGAAAAAAATGACAATGGCATGGTTTTCGGAGTTTGTAGGAACAGTGTTTGTGCAGTCTATACATGCTGCTTTGTACTGGATTATTGCGTTACTGGCTGCAGCCAATAACGGTCTAGAAACAATAATATTGTATGTAATCTTTATCCCTGTTTCGGAGTCCCTACGTTCATTATTAGGATTAGGTGGCGGCATGAACTCAGCTATGAGTAAAGCTGGAGCAATGTTTGGTATGTCTGGTCTTGCAGGAATGTATGGAGCAACCAAAGGAGCTTTAGAAGGTAAATCTGTAACTGGTGCATTAAAAGGTGCATATCAAGGTGCAAAAGATAAGATTGGTAAGTCTAAAGGCGAAAATGGAGAAACAGATCCTAGTACTCTTGCAGCAAACACTGGAACCGATTCTGGAAGTACTACCAGAGCTGAAAAAATGCTCAAAGCAGGAGATTTGATGTCCCGCGGTGGTAAAGCAGTATTTGGAGCGGCTGGTTCCATTGCTGGTTCTACCATGGGACCTTCAGGTAGTATCTTGGGTTCTACAATTGGGTATGAAGCGGGTGGTCTTGCCGGGGGCCTTGTAGGTAGATCAGGGGCAGCTGGCGCTATGGCCGTTGGCTCTAGGTTGAAAAAAGGATGGCAAGAGGGTCTGCAAACCGCTAAGGACAAAATGGATCCCTCCAAGTCGGACGAACAGCTTGCTGAAGCAATAGCAGAAAATGATACTACTAAATGGGCAAATGCTAATAAAGAACAATTTATGAATGACCTGAAAGAAAAGTTTCCGGATTCTCATGAGTCTAGTCTAAATCAGCGCTGGGATGAAAAACTGGGTGAGAAAAAAGCAGAACATCTAGCTAGTGCAAGAGAACAAGTTGGTAAGATTAGAGCAAATGATGGTAAATATGCTAATGCTAATTCTCTTTCTGCAGCTACCACTGATCAATTAAGCCAGGACTGGGCAAGTAAGAATAGAGAACAGTTTGCAGAAGATTTCGATAAGAATAATCCTGTAGTTCCTGGAATGTCTTCGAAAGATCTAGCAGATAGGGAAGAGAAAAAGGAACTTGAGTGGAATAATGCTGTTGCAAATAAACGTGAACAGATAGCAGGCATTTCGAAATCAACTGCTGGTCAAATGAGTAACGGCCTACCCGCTGAACAAGCTTTTATTAACAAATCGGATTACGCTAAAGCGGTAAGTGATCAAGTATCAGACATGAATAAGAGTGAATTTAAAGACAGGTTTATGAAAAATAACCCTGCTGCAACAGATGAGCAAGCAGAAGAGGCATTCCAATCAATAAATGGCGATAAGTCTTCTTATGCACAGGTCGCTTTAGCAGCTGTAAGTGGTCTTACTGCCGGTAAGAACATTGCTAGACAGTCAAAAGTGGCAAATGCCGACGATCTGGTAAATGCAACTACGGCCAAGTTGACTAATAACTGGGCGGCTAATAATAAACAAGCATTCATGGACAATTACGATAGGGAAAATCCTATCACAGAGAATATGACAGAACAAGAGAAGGCTACACGCACACAACAAAGAGATGCTGCATGGAATAATGCTGTTACAGCCAAATCCGGAAGCATTAAATCTATGGCAACCTCCGTGGCGGCTAACATGACAAGTGCAAATCTAGGAAACTCCTCATTAATTGACAAGAACAATTTTGCTAACGGCGTTAGTGAAGAGGTATTTAATGCTGATCAAGCAGAATTCAAAAAGAATTATAAGGCAAGTAATCCAGGTGCATCCGAGGAGGATGTTGAAATTGCTTTCAAAGAACATAATGGATCTTCTCGTGGTTATTTCCAAATGGCTAGAGGAGCAGCTGATTCTGTTAAATCAGGAACCTTATATTCTGGAAATCAAGTAAACACAGATTACTTAGCTTCTCAAATGGCTTCAATTAAAACTGGTGAAGCTAAGGCTAGTTTTATCAAGCAACAAGAGAAGCAGGGAGTCACAACAGAAGCTGCTGAACAAGCCTGGCAAGCACAAGAGCCAAATGCATATAAGCAGAACCTTAAAGAAGTATCACAACAAATACCTTCTCAAATACCGATTAATGGTGCTTTCAGTAATGTTAAGGCAATTAATGGTGCCGCAGCCATCGGTTCAGGGGTACTTAGTGGTGTCGGAGCTGCAACTGGTGTGAAAGATATGGCGACTTTTGCCAAGGATACAAAGCTAGGGAAGGTCGTATCATCGGGCATACAAGGCGCTGGCTTAGCTTATCAAGAGGCTGTAAACAATCCTAATTTGGCTACAAGTCCAATTACTAACACGTTTTCAGCTGTTTCGAATGGAATAAGTGGTGGGATAGCCGCTGCTAAGACGGAAATTGGTAACACTCATATTCCGCAAAACCTTCAACAAAGACAAGCAAATTATACAAATGCAGTTTCCTTTGTAGGTGGTGTTGTAGGTGGTGTTAGAGGCTACCAAGCCGCAAGTAAACTAGGAGTTCGTACAAACCCTTATAATGCAGATGTTAATCAGAAAGTAATGGAAGTATCTGAGGTTGAACATATGGCCCAGAAAACCCAAACACCTAGCGGCAATAAAGAAATTGCGAAGGGTGCAGTACAACTAGTCACAACAGGTAACAAATCATTTGTTCAAGTTAAGGATATACATGGTCAGAAACAAGTAGTATCTCGTTATGGTTCAGGAGATAGTTCACTTAAGAAAGGTGAAGTCGTATATCAAGACCTTAATGTTTCTAATGGAGCTCTTGTACATGATTCTACTCCATATAAATTGGATAGTACTGGTGGCAGAATAGAAACAGGGAGACCAATTAACGTCAAGCCTGCAAGCTTGTTAGCAAACAGAGCAGGTACGAATTCTAGTAAGCAACCATCCTTCCAAGAAGTACCTGCGATTAATCAGCAAGTCGATAGCGGTGAACTTTCTTATGCTGATGTTGTGCAAAACACTAAAGACATTCGTATGGTCGTATCTAAGGGCAGAAGCTATATGGTCGCCAAGGATAATAGTGGCCAAGAATTTAGAGTATCACCTTATGGTAAAGGCGATGGAAGATTAGATGCTGATGAAACTGTACAAATAAACTATTCAGTTGAAAATAAGAGGCTGGTCAGGGATTTAAATGCTTCCAGTCAAAAATACTTTACTTCAGCAAGACCAGAAGACCTTATAAAACCGGAAGAACTTCTTCCTCCTGTAGTGAACAATCGATTACAGAAAAGAAGGGATTATGAAACATTGCGTCATCAAAGTATGGGAGGAGCCATCTAA
- a CDS encoding TraC family protein: MRDVLVFIGFGIGLWIFYRIAMKEPIIPWGEKKTRENNRFKKKKTPNNKSNIDLDEEPQPFKDLFKDLEGIQGHMLRYTDDTFVMIAEVEPVNYFLLSQAEQEAIDVVFERWLAQTNYRFQIYLQNRYVDLSDQIESMRKSMEDAEDLSENAREYAKTMVEDLTEWQRIAPRFETKRYLLNIYQVKSNDISADNKDELEQKIVDKAFSELSRRYFAARNQLRKARIDVQLLTSEGITEVLYHAFNRKRAVKSRFKDFGPNEMLSLFVTSDQDDIRVNLVKEGLEDEAVSEEERDEEDKAS; encoded by the coding sequence ATGCGAGACGTGCTAGTATTCATTGGGTTTGGAATAGGGCTATGGATATTCTACAGAATTGCTATGAAAGAACCCATAATTCCTTGGGGTGAAAAAAAAACTCGTGAGAATAACAGGTTCAAAAAGAAAAAAACCCCTAATAATAAGAGCAATATTGACTTGGACGAAGAGCCGCAACCATTTAAAGATCTCTTTAAAGATTTAGAAGGAATACAAGGCCACATGCTTCGCTACACAGATGACACCTTTGTCATGATAGCAGAAGTAGAGCCAGTAAATTACTTCTTGTTAAGCCAGGCAGAGCAGGAAGCCATTGATGTAGTTTTCGAGCGATGGTTAGCTCAAACAAATTATCGGTTCCAAATATATTTGCAAAACAGGTATGTAGATTTATCAGATCAGATTGAATCAATGCGGAAAAGTATGGAGGATGCGGAAGATTTAAGTGAAAACGCCAGAGAATACGCCAAAACTATGGTTGAGGATTTAACAGAGTGGCAACGCATAGCGCCACGCTTCGAAACTAAAAGGTATCTATTAAACATATATCAAGTGAAGTCAAATGACATTTCTGCTGATAACAAAGATGAGTTGGAGCAAAAGATAGTAGATAAGGCGTTTTCAGAACTTTCGCGTAGATATTTTGCTGCTAGAAACCAACTTAGAAAAGCACGAATAGACGTACAACTACTAACTAGTGAAGGAATTACAGAAGTTCTCTATCATGCATTTAATAGGAAAAGGGCAGTCAAATCAAGATTTAAGGATTTTGGACCTAATGAGATGCTGTCACTATTCGTCACATCAGATCAAGATGACATACGTGTAAACCTTGTAAAGGAGGGACTAGAAGATGAAGCTGTTTCAGAAGAAGAACGTGATGAAGAAGACAAAGCAAGCTAA
- a CDS encoding PrgI family protein, with the protein MSRKVTVPIDMASEQKEILSLITKRQLIYMIVGAIVIYSYIAPVYNLAPNMIVGVIMCLMSLIPTAALVFLLGFYKNKKYGMNYDFYLIVRIAYKKQLGVWRKGPK; encoded by the coding sequence ATGAGTCGAAAAGTGACGGTTCCAATTGATATGGCCAGTGAACAAAAAGAAATCCTGAGTCTTATAACTAAAAGACAATTAATTTATATGATCGTTGGAGCTATTGTAATTTATTCATACATAGCACCTGTATATAATCTAGCACCTAATATGATAGTTGGTGTAATTATGTGCTTAATGTCATTAATACCTACTGCGGCATTGGTGTTTCTTTTGGGATTTTACAAAAATAAGAAATATGGAATGAATTACGACTTTTATTTAATTGTCAGGATAGCGTATAAAAAGCAACTTGGTGTTTGGCGCAAAGGACCTAAATAA
- a CDS encoding VirB4 family type IV secretion system protein produces MKLFQKKNVMKKTKQANPKQKKNSTEENTQTQVDQKPTLWDIIAPDGMTINAEDYGVIKQSMGTKTYFRPWYVPRDGYPRKLATNWLYSITSSGEADTMLDIHKISKTDAMRMLQIQMTMLQSNYSFQMKRGNIDQIKDLETKMHDTDVLMGEIQFSENDLFYVSTMGVLYANSEKELNNYSETLEDELSGNFIKMTTTWSRVKKGFYSVLPIGKNEIPDSMRNVDRRALSTFSPFISGSGRYNGGVPLGKNQITDQLEFINSFGTEEDRPQNYNVGITGIPGSGKSLAMKLKIAREMSGANVWSTIIDPEGEFTMLTKRLGGINLNVNEEADICINPCSINFTDIPMEDDDEELDWLETADDREIVQKGEKTFIRFVPLREKQNEILSFFDIIVRGKNGEEGGLDVFERNFLEESIKYVFEEQLEITSHPASLYTDDVKEIDGILTQSKVRKPEPTISDVYNYLTTKYAKDRKAGRLIAAIRPFLRTGSKPIFDGQTYLGKGVTQTLNTSRLINFNISQMEEGFLRPIAYHVILNYLWEYFAKNSENATKKKYIYADELWQFIDNEQTVSFFEKVARRARKRNCGLCWATQDFVRILENPKARGILSSTFTILFMQQNKIDLEKVKENFDLSDGEIGILFGNPDKGEGILRSGKSSVWLKTNPSEEELTFIESNTAVLEQLLKKRRKLNSRNGQVM; encoded by the coding sequence ATGAAGCTGTTTCAGAAGAAGAACGTGATGAAGAAGACAAAGCAAGCTAATCCTAAACAAAAAAAGAACTCGACTGAGGAGAACACACAGACCCAAGTCGATCAGAAGCCGACTTTATGGGACATCATTGCTCCGGATGGAATGACGATAAATGCAGAAGACTATGGTGTCATCAAGCAATCAATGGGTACTAAAACTTATTTTAGACCTTGGTATGTACCACGAGATGGATATCCTCGTAAACTTGCAACAAACTGGTTGTATTCTATCACATCAAGCGGTGAGGCAGATACAATGCTTGATATTCACAAAATATCAAAAACAGATGCGATGAGAATGCTACAAATCCAAATGACAATGTTGCAGTCCAACTATTCATTCCAGATGAAAAGGGGCAACATCGACCAAATCAAGGACTTAGAGACAAAGATGCACGATACTGATGTTCTTATGGGAGAGATTCAATTCTCTGAGAATGATCTGTTCTATGTTTCAACTATGGGTGTGTTATACGCCAATAGTGAAAAAGAATTAAATAACTATAGTGAAACACTTGAAGATGAACTCTCCGGCAATTTCATAAAAATGACTACTACGTGGAGTCGAGTAAAGAAAGGATTCTATAGTGTTTTACCTATAGGTAAGAATGAGATTCCTGACTCAATGAGAAACGTTGATAGAAGAGCACTTTCTACTTTCTCTCCTTTTATTAGTGGGAGTGGAAGATACAACGGCGGGGTTCCGCTAGGTAAAAATCAAATTACTGATCAGCTTGAATTCATCAACAGTTTTGGAACAGAAGAAGACCGCCCCCAAAACTATAACGTAGGTATAACTGGTATCCCAGGCTCCGGAAAATCTTTGGCAATGAAATTGAAAATTGCTAGAGAAATGAGTGGAGCAAATGTATGGTCTACAATCATCGATCCTGAAGGCGAATTTACCATGCTAACCAAAAGATTGGGTGGTATTAACCTCAATGTCAATGAAGAAGCAGATATTTGTATTAACCCATGTTCAATTAACTTTACAGATATACCGATGGAAGATGATGATGAAGAATTAGATTGGTTGGAGACAGCTGATGATCGGGAGATAGTCCAAAAAGGCGAGAAGACCTTTATTCGTTTTGTACCTTTGCGAGAGAAACAGAATGAAATTCTAAGCTTTTTTGATATTATCGTTCGCGGTAAGAATGGAGAAGAAGGTGGATTAGATGTTTTTGAAAGAAACTTTCTTGAAGAATCCATTAAATATGTATTCGAAGAGCAATTAGAAATTACATCTCACCCTGCTTCTCTATACACAGATGATGTTAAAGAGATTGACGGTATTCTTACACAGTCAAAGGTTAGAAAGCCTGAACCTACCATATCAGATGTTTATAACTACCTTACTACTAAGTACGCTAAAGATAGGAAAGCAGGGCGGCTCATTGCTGCTATTCGTCCTTTCCTACGTACAGGGTCAAAACCAATTTTCGATGGTCAAACGTATCTTGGTAAAGGTGTAACACAGACATTAAACACGTCTAGATTAATCAACTTTAACATTAGCCAGATGGAAGAAGGATTCTTACGTCCAATCGCTTACCATGTAATTCTAAACTATCTTTGGGAGTACTTTGCCAAGAACAGTGAAAATGCTACGAAGAAGAAATACATATACGCGGATGAACTTTGGCAGTTTATTGATAATGAACAAACGGTTTCGTTCTTTGAGAAAGTTGCAAGGCGCGCCCGGAAGAGGAACTGTGGATTATGCTGGGCAACTCAGGATTTTGTTCGGATCTTAGAAAACCCAAAAGCAAGGGGTATACTTTCCTCTACATTCACAATTTTGTTCATGCAACAGAACAAAATTGATCTCGAAAAAGTTAAAGAGAATTTCGACCTAAGTGATGGAGAGATTGGAATACTCTTTGGTAATCCGGACAAGGGTGAAGGTATTTTAAGAAGTGGAAAAAGTTCGGTGTGGCTGAAGACTAATCCAAGTGAAGAAGAGCTGACATTTATTGAGTCGAATACAGCCGTTCTCGAGCAGTTATTGAAAAAAAGAAGAAAACTTAATTCCAGGAATGGTCAGGTGATGTAA
- a CDS encoding TIR domain-containing protein yields MNNPRVFIGSAAESLKYVTAVQDHLEHTAEVTPWNSAFDFQKYPMDDLEKQLETNDFAVFILSPDDIVNMRNVNYKKTRDNSMFELGLFWGKLGRERVFFLHPDSTAESDYKLPSDFTGLTTMAYKNREDDNIKAAVSKHCGYINEKIVELGKIKKPEVELMEELERIKADTDPFIKATLFYTHLTDKLFKGEQDKMDILSTSFNHNYKIPDELTKMHYSLDGTSIWEASPEGISQVAGNVGIGGHYDFDVDYQSQIMVIECFKDKKEKYTLYKDSGLTKTYLICYHVAKKFVLTVHISGSKELSQEHLDSLTDYNNDVIAIVQRLLNESGGGEQ; encoded by the coding sequence ATGAATAATCCTAGAGTATTTATTGGTTCTGCAGCGGAATCTTTAAAATATGTGACTGCAGTACAAGATCATCTGGAACATACAGCTGAAGTGACCCCTTGGAATAGTGCTTTTGATTTTCAGAAATATCCAATGGATGACTTAGAGAAACAGTTAGAAACTAATGATTTTGCAGTGTTTATATTATCTCCAGATGATATTGTAAACATGCGCAATGTTAATTATAAAAAGACTCGTGATAACTCAATGTTTGAATTAGGATTGTTTTGGGGCAAACTTGGAAGGGAACGAGTATTCTTTTTACATCCAGATTCAACTGCTGAAAGTGATTATAAGTTGCCTTCTGATTTTACAGGTCTAACTACAATGGCATATAAAAATAGAGAAGACGATAACATAAAAGCAGCAGTATCAAAACATTGCGGTTATATAAATGAGAAAATTGTTGAATTAGGTAAGATAAAAAAGCCGGAAGTGGAACTTATGGAAGAGCTGGAAAGAATTAAAGCAGATACTGATCCATTTATTAAAGCAACATTGTTTTATACTCATTTAACGGATAAGTTATTTAAAGGTGAGCAAGATAAGATGGATATACTTTCTACATCGTTTAACCATAACTATAAAATACCTGATGAATTAACGAAAATGCATTATAGCCTAGATGGTACAAGCATTTGGGAAGCAAGCCCAGAAGGTATTTCTCAAGTTGCAGGTAACGTGGGTATAGGTGGTCACTATGATTTTGATGTAGATTATCAAAGTCAAATCATGGTTATTGAATGCTTTAAGGATAAGAAAGAAAAATATACTTTGTATAAGGACTCAGGTCTTACTAAGACGTACCTAATATGCTATCATGTAGCTAAGAAGTTCGTTTTGACGGTCCATATATCGGGAAGTAAAGAACTAAGCCAAGAACATCTTGACAGTTTAACAGACTACAATAATGATGTAATTGCAATTGTTCAGAGATTATTAAATGAAAGTGGAGGTGGAGAACAATGA